ATTATGAAGATGCCTGATGTCCTGAAATCGGATCGCCAGGAATTGGATAAAAAAGAATGGGAACAGGTAAGAAAATTGATCGACGAAGCCATTAAAGATTTCCAAAAATTCAGGGATGATGAGGGTACCGTACTAAAAAAGGAATTCATTAACCGAATCAACCTCATAAACAAATTATTGGAAGATGTTATAAAACTGGATGAGGAGCGCATTCCTCTTTTACGTGAAAAATTAAATAAGGGGGTAAACGAACTGAAAGAAAAGATCGATCAGAACCGTTTTGAACAGGAGCTTATCTATTATATTGAAAAACTTGATATCAGCGAGGAAAGGCTTCGTCTTAAAACTCACCTCGATTATTTTTTGAAAACCATGACTGAAACTTCTTCCGGCCGAAAACTCGGTTTTATATCGCAGGAAATCGGACGTGAAATAAATACCATTGGCTCAAAGGCCAATGATGCAGGGATACAAAAGCTTGTAGTACAAATGAAAGATGAACTTGAGAAGATAAAAGAACAATTGTTAAATGTTTTGTAATATGTGGCCGATTTGCGTCATTATTCGCTTTCTTTCGTAAATGAAATGGATCAGGGTAAATTAATCATATTCTCAGCCCCATCTGGTGCAGGCAAAACAACTATTGTGCATCATCTGCTCAATGTTCTTCCTTACCTGGAATTCTCCATTTCCGCCTGCAGCAGACCTATGCGCAAAGGTGAACAAAACGGTGTAGATTATTATTTTTTAACTGTTGATGAATTCAAACAAAAAATTAAAACCAATGAGTTTATTGAATGGGAGGAAGTGTACACCGACAATTTTTATGGCACATTAAAATCAGAGATCCAACGGATATGGAAGAATAACCGGCACGCTATTTTTGATGTTGACGTAGAGGGTGGACTGAACCTCAAAAAACAATTTGGCGAAAAAGCGCTTGCTGTTTTTATAATGCCTCCATCTGTTCAGAGCCTTGAACAACGATTGCAACAACGTGAAACCGAAACCCCGGAAAGTATTTCCAGGCGTGTAGGTAAAGCCGAAAGAGAATTAAAGCTTGCCGGTAAATTTGATAAAATAATACTAAACGACGATCTTGGCAAAGCTTTGGCTGAAGCCGAAAAAATAGTGGGGGAATTTCTTAAAACTTGAACAGAGCTGCAAATACCGCCTTCATCTTTCCTATTCTTCTCCTTTTATTATTTATCCCGAAATATAGTTCGGCTCAGATGCTGGATTCTATTCGACTGAGCTTCAACCAAAAATGGCGCTTTGTTGTCGGGGTCGATTCCCGTAACTCATTTATCAGTAACGAAAGAGCAGAGATCCTTGGTTTAAAACTGGGAGTTCAATTTGGAAAAAAAATCGAGATTGGAATAAGCGGGCATTTAATGAATGGTCGAAATTCGCATTTTTACAAAAACTATGCAGTAACGTCGCCTTCAAATACTACCGAAATAGTAAAAGCCCAGCTAAAATTATTCTATATCGCATATTACGCCGAATACATCTTTTTCAACAGCAAATACTGGAAGTTCAGTGTGCCCTTGCAGTTAGGTATGGGACGTTCAAGTTATGTATATAGTTATAACCGGAAAAATGTACGCACCGACAGGCATTTGGTACTGATCTATGAGCCCATCATTGCTACCGAATATAAAATATTCAGGTGGCTTTCAGCTACTGCAGAGGTCGGTTACCGGATAATGCTGATCAACAATCCGGCTATAAAGGAAAATTTCAATTCTCCAACATACTCATTGGGTGCAAGCATTTCCTTTACCGAGCTTTATAAAAGATGTTTTCCTGAAAGCAAATTGGCAAATAAAATGTAGTGTTGTTAATTATCGATTGTTTATATAATTGATCCCTAACAACTGACAACATAACATCAAAAAGTTTGTTTAAATTTGGACATTAACATAAATTCATGAACCCAAGCATCAATCCTGATTCTGAAAATCTTTCGTCTGAAGAAAAGGAATTTGAAAAGGCTCTGCGGCCCGGCGAATTCTCTGATTTTACAGGTCAGTATGAAGTGGTTGAAAATTTAAAGGTGTTTGTGCAAGCCGCCAAACAACGCGGAGAAGCACTTGATCACGTACTTTTACATGGTCCTCCGGGTTTGGGTAAAACAACACTTGCCAATATCATTTCCACCGAATTGGCGGTAAGTATTAAAACAACATCCGGCCCCGTACTCGAAAAACCGGGCGACCTGGCCGGACTGCTTACTAATCTTGAAAAGTTTGATGTTTTATTTATTGATGAAATACATCGTTTGAGTCCTGTTGTTGAAGAGTATCTGTACTCTGCCATGGAGGATTACAAGATCGATATCATGATCGACTCAGGTCCCAACGCACGCACAGTGCAAATAAAACTTAATCCATTCACATTAATAGGCGCCACTACCCGCTCGGGATTGCTTACCGCTCCATTACGCGCCCGCTTCGGCATTAATTCCAGGCTCAACTATTACGATTCCAAATTAATCCGGAAAATAATTGTTCGTTCATCCGAAATTTTAAATGTGCCCATAAATGAAGATGCGTCATTCGAAATAGCACGGAGGAGCCGTGGAACACCCCGTATCGCGAATGCTTTGTTGCGCAGGGTACGCGACTTCGCGCAGATAAAAGGCAAAGGCATCATTGACATGGAAATTGCCAATTATGCGCTTGCTGCATTAAATGTTGACAAGAACGGACTTGATGAAATGGATACACGCATACTTACCACACTTATCGATAAATTTAAAGGAGGACCTGTCGGCATTACCACCATATCAACAGCTGTTGGTGAAGAGGCCGGAACTATTGAAGAAGTTTACGAACCATTCCTCATACAGGAAGGTTATCTTGTACGAACTCCGCGGGGCCGGGAAGCAACGGAGCTGGCATACAAACATTTGGGCCGGGTACCTCGCCATACAAAGGGATCATTGTTCGATATATAACCTTCGGTTCTCCATTTACTCCGTGGGACCTTGCAATGAATAAGACTCATCATACTGCGTTTGTTAAACAGGAAGCTAAGCGCCTTGGATTCGACTATTGCGGAATTTCGAAAGCAGAATTTTTAGCCGATGAAGCGCCGCGTCTTGAACAATGGTTGAAGAAAGGGATGCATGGCCGGATGAAGTATATGGAAAATCATTTCGACAAACGGCTTGATCCGCGCTTACTTGTTGATGGAGCCAAATCTGTTATTTCATTATTGCTGAATTATTTTCCCTCCGAAACCCAGGATGA
This DNA window, taken from Bacteroidota bacterium, encodes the following:
- the ruvB gene encoding Holliday junction branch migration DNA helicase RuvB — protein: MNPSINPDSENLSSEEKEFEKALRPGEFSDFTGQYEVVENLKVFVQAAKQRGEALDHVLLHGPPGLGKTTLANIISTELAVSIKTTSGPVLEKPGDLAGLLTNLEKFDVLFIDEIHRLSPVVEEYLYSAMEDYKIDIMIDSGPNARTVQIKLNPFTLIGATTRSGLLTAPLRARFGINSRLNYYDSKLIRKIIVRSSEILNVPINEDASFEIARRSRGTPRIANALLRRVRDFAQIKGKGIIDMEIANYALAALNVDKNGLDEMDTRILTTLIDKFKGGPVGITTISTAVGEEAGTIEEVYEPFLIQEGYLVRTPRGREATELAYKHLGRVPRHTKGSLFDI
- the gmk gene encoding guanylate kinase; its protein translation is MDQGKLIIFSAPSGAGKTTIVHHLLNVLPYLEFSISACSRPMRKGEQNGVDYYFLTVDEFKQKIKTNEFIEWEEVYTDNFYGTLKSEIQRIWKNNRHAIFDVDVEGGLNLKKQFGEKALAVFIMPPSVQSLEQRLQQRETETPESISRRVGKAERELKLAGKFDKIILNDDLGKALAEAEKIVGEFLKT
- a CDS encoding YicC family protein → MTGFGKSTGELPNKKITVEIKSLNSRQFDLNLRIPGLYREKESELRSELSKQTERGKIDFGIFSEYTGEANVVSINKPLAKGYYNELKKLSSELNEPAKDILSLIMKMPDVLKSDRQELDKKEWEQVRKLIDEAIKDFQKFRDDEGTVLKKEFINRINLINKLLEDVIKLDEERIPLLREKLNKGVNELKEKIDQNRFEQELIYYIEKLDISEERLRLKTHLDYFLKTMTETSSGRKLGFISQEIGREINTIGSKANDAGIQKLVVQMKDELEKIKEQLLNVL